One window of the Janthinobacterium sp. PAMC25594 genome contains the following:
- a CDS encoding HDOD domain-containing protein yields MSAHRDLAGLLGGAILPSPAWRHHWLATLCQQEVSLAELAEQLGCDPALTGKVIGLANGAVPPGGRQHAAVDAAMLAAIGLPALRQAFAIPALPAATCAHFDEQRFWSHSLAMACAARVAGDALQLAPSKELYTCGLLANIGQLALAALHPQAYGELLGQYGGAARALLLCEESRRFGHHQLALSARLMRGWGMPDILCDAVRCHAAPPGFGQAGRMTELAWLLKLASGFADLILRNGVGQRGPATGAARVLGLDVDHMETLLRHSNAEWSEWREILEPPARVATCRTRTRVRPATRQVFSEFI; encoded by the coding sequence ATGAGTGCGCACCGCGATCTGGCGGGCCTGCTCGGCGGCGCCATCCTGCCCTCGCCGGCCTGGCGGCACCACTGGCTGGCGACGCTATGCCAGCAGGAAGTGTCACTCGCTGAACTGGCCGAACAACTGGGCTGCGATCCGGCCCTGACCGGCAAGGTCATCGGCCTGGCGAATGGGGCCGTGCCGCCGGGCGGACGCCAGCATGCGGCAGTCGACGCCGCGATGCTGGCCGCCATCGGCCTGCCCGCCCTGCGCCAGGCGTTCGCCATCCCGGCCCTGCCAGCGGCCACGTGTGCGCACTTCGACGAGCAGCGATTCTGGTCGCACTCGCTGGCCATGGCCTGCGCCGCCCGCGTGGCGGGCGATGCGCTGCAGCTGGCGCCGAGCAAAGAGCTGTACACTTGCGGCTTGCTGGCCAACATTGGCCAACTGGCCTTGGCCGCGCTGCATCCGCAAGCGTATGGAGAACTGCTGGGCCAGTACGGCGGCGCTGCCAGGGCGCTGCTGCTGTGCGAGGAATCGCGGCGCTTCGGCCACCATCAACTGGCGCTGTCAGCCCGCCTCATGCGGGGCTGGGGCATGCCGGACATCCTGTGCGATGCCGTGCGCTGCCATGCCGCGCCGCCCGGCTTCGGGCAGGCCGGACGCATGACGGAGCTGGCCTGGCTGCTGAAACTGGCCAGCGGTTTCGCCGACCTGATACTGCGCAATGGCGTGGGGCAGCGCGGGCCGGCCACGGGCGCCGCAAGGGTACTGGGTCTGGATGTGGACCACATGGAAACCCTGCTGCGCCACAGTAACGCGGAGTGGAGCGAATGGCGCGAAATCCTGGAACCACCCGCCCGCGTCGCCACCTGCCGCACGCGCACGCGAGTCCGCCCCGCCACGCGGCAGGTTTTTAGTGAATTCATCTAA
- a CDS encoding response regulator yields MHTADVCTTQKAAEILGISVTSVQQLVEAGVIEAWKTKGGHRRIPLAAVEAYKGNPGQPGQDQRAARASRPAASGRPPSILVIEDNPIERALYEKQIGSWGLQASLRFCENGYQALMEIARDQPDILLADIIMEGIDGYEVIRTILADPLLADMHIAMLSSLTPEELEERGGVPPGVVFFAKPVNYDELRGYLRACCAGHARRNSLAA; encoded by the coding sequence ATGCACACTGCAGACGTATGCACTACCCAAAAGGCTGCCGAAATCCTCGGCATCTCGGTCACATCGGTGCAGCAATTGGTCGAGGCCGGCGTTATCGAAGCCTGGAAGACCAAGGGCGGCCACCGGCGCATTCCCCTCGCGGCCGTCGAAGCCTACAAGGGCAATCCCGGCCAGCCAGGCCAGGATCAGCGCGCGGCACGCGCCAGCCGCCCCGCAGCATCGGGCCGCCCGCCCTCCATCCTGGTGATCGAAGACAATCCGATCGAACGCGCGCTGTATGAAAAGCAGATCGGCTCATGGGGCTTGCAGGCAAGCTTGCGCTTTTGCGAGAACGGCTACCAGGCGCTGATGGAAATCGCCCGCGACCAGCCCGACATCCTGCTGGCCGACATCATCATGGAAGGCATCGACGGCTACGAAGTGATCCGCACCATCCTGGCCGACCCGCTGCTGGCGGACATGCATATCGCCATGCTGTCGAGCCTGACGCCGGAGGAACTGGAAGAACGCGGTGGCGTACCGCCCGGCGTGGTGTTCTTTGCCAAGCCCGTCAATTACGACGAGCTGCGCGGCTATCTGCGCGCCTGCTGCGCCGGCCACGCGCGGCGCAACAGCCTGGCCGCCTAA
- a CDS encoding Hpt domain-containing protein, whose product MQAYRHIDPAVLFQATGHDLKMFRALSQTYLDTAPAMFARVEQAVRSGTVPAIVHSCHTLRGTVALLGARALTARLAELEQLVRHQGVAAPGWLAETAALVGAVEQEVCHSMREYTGAQA is encoded by the coding sequence ATGCAAGCCTATCGCCACATCGATCCTGCCGTGCTGTTCCAGGCCACCGGCCATGACCTGAAGATGTTCCGCGCCCTGTCGCAGACCTATCTCGATACGGCGCCGGCCATGTTTGCACGCGTGGAGCAGGCCGTGCGCAGCGGTACGGTGCCCGCCATCGTGCATAGCTGCCATACCTTGCGCGGCACCGTGGCCCTGCTGGGCGCCCGCGCGCTGACGGCCCGCCTGGCGGAGCTGGAGCAGCTGGTGCGCCACCAGGGCGTGGCGGCACCGGGCTGGCTGGCGGAAACGGCAGCGCTGGTCGGCGCGGTGGAGCAGGAGGTCTGCCACAGCATGCGCGAGTACACGGGCGCGCAGGCATGA
- a CDS encoding hybrid sensor histidine kinase/response regulator, whose protein sequence is MNARQTVLRLAHRYRPRTTAAVVGLVLVCLLALRIVVSGVLLHREAVDDWQQDLSNLSLLLAENTAQSMTAARLVLDSVSHDIDAAAPPDAPALAAAVGTPAMHQMLLQKIGGVPQVDVVSIVGSDASVLAFSRAYPAPPIRLDERDYFEYHRRHPDGGMHVSAPVQNKGNGAWTFYISRRISGPDGRFLGVVLVGLSCDFFSKFFQNSSIGEHTAFSLYRSDYTLLARWPAVPAMMGQRNLTGSTYRLLEQGKTHGVLQVDSPRAADQGRTVDRLAGVRLVRDYPLAINVTITDEVYLASWRRMLRTMGGAAVISLLVLAGAIALIMALLRRQERDAAMALALQARAEAANSAKSRFLAIMSHEIRTPMAGIAGMAELLQETGLEASQRQYAQRIGDGVQHLMRILNDILDLSKVEAGQMNIELRDFDPRLLLDDVLALHRPHADRKKLHLASEIGDSVPQRVCSDRTRIAQILGNLLSNAIKFTPSGSVTVRLHLEAATPDGAGACLVASVNDQGIGMSQQQLSRIFEPFCQADDSISGTYGGTGLGLSICKHLLALLGGEIFCSSEPGAGSRFTVRIPCQAAQAPSAATPQPEPAAAPAPAPLPAPASGPGARILLIEDTALNRQLVCLQLAARGYHIDTAENGALGLQALAGQQYDLVLMDCMMPVMDGYQACQALRAREAASGAPRLPVIALTAGVTEDDRQRCVAAGMDDYLSKPFTAAQLRAMVERWLTR, encoded by the coding sequence ATGAACGCCCGCCAGACCGTCCTGCGCCTGGCGCACCGCTATCGCCCGCGCACCACGGCAGCCGTGGTGGGCCTGGTGCTGGTATGCCTGCTGGCGCTACGCATCGTCGTTTCCGGCGTGCTGCTGCACCGCGAAGCCGTCGACGACTGGCAACAGGACCTGTCCAACCTGTCGCTGCTGCTGGCGGAAAACACGGCGCAAAGCATGACGGCGGCCCGCCTGGTGCTCGACAGCGTCAGCCACGACATCGACGCCGCCGCCCCCCCGGACGCACCCGCGCTGGCCGCCGCCGTCGGCACCCCGGCCATGCACCAGATGCTGCTGCAGAAGATCGGCGGCGTGCCGCAAGTGGACGTCGTGTCCATCGTCGGCAGCGATGCCAGCGTGCTGGCCTTCAGCCGCGCCTATCCCGCGCCGCCCATCCGTCTCGACGAGCGCGATTACTTCGAGTATCACCGGCGCCACCCAGACGGCGGCATGCACGTCAGCGCGCCCGTGCAAAACAAGGGCAATGGCGCCTGGACCTTCTATATCAGCCGGCGCATCAGCGGGCCGGACGGCCGCTTCCTGGGCGTGGTGCTGGTGGGCCTGTCGTGCGACTTTTTCAGCAAATTCTTCCAGAATAGCAGCATCGGCGAACACACGGCCTTTTCCCTGTACCGCAGCGACTACACGCTGCTGGCACGCTGGCCGGCCGTGCCCGCCATGATGGGCCAGCGCAACCTGACGGGCAGCACCTACCGCCTGCTGGAACAGGGCAAGACGCATGGCGTGCTGCAGGTGGACTCGCCGCGCGCGGCCGACCAGGGGCGTACGGTCGACCGCCTGGCCGGGGTACGGCTGGTGCGCGACTATCCGCTGGCCATCAACGTGACCATTACGGACGAGGTCTACCTGGCGAGCTGGCGGCGCATGCTGCGCACCATGGGCGGGGCGGCGGTCATCAGCCTGCTCGTGCTGGCCGGCGCCATCGCGCTGATCATGGCCCTGCTGCGGCGCCAGGAGCGCGACGCGGCCATGGCGCTGGCGCTGCAAGCGCGCGCGGAAGCGGCAAATTCTGCCAAGTCGCGCTTCCTGGCCATCATGAGCCACGAGATCCGCACGCCCATGGCCGGTATCGCCGGCATGGCCGAACTGCTGCAGGAAACCGGACTCGAGGCGTCACAGCGGCAATATGCGCAGCGCATCGGCGATGGCGTGCAGCACCTGATGCGCATCCTGAACGACATCCTCGACCTGTCCAAGGTCGAGGCAGGCCAGATGAACATCGAACTGCGCGACTTCGATCCGCGCCTGCTGCTCGATGACGTGCTGGCCCTGCACCGCCCGCACGCCGACCGCAAGAAGCTGCACCTTGCCAGCGAGATCGGCGACAGCGTGCCGCAGCGGGTGTGCTCGGACCGCACGCGCATCGCGCAAATCCTCGGCAACCTGCTCAGCAATGCCATCAAGTTTACGCCCTCCGGCAGCGTCACCGTGCGCCTGCACCTGGAAGCGGCCACGCCGGACGGCGCCGGCGCCTGCCTCGTCGCCAGCGTCAACGACCAGGGCATCGGCATGAGCCAGCAGCAGCTGAGCCGCATCTTCGAGCCGTTTTGCCAGGCCGACGACAGCATCAGCGGCACGTATGGCGGCACGGGACTGGGTCTGAGCATCTGCAAGCACCTGCTGGCGCTGCTGGGCGGCGAGATTTTCTGCAGCAGCGAGCCAGGTGCCGGCTCCCGCTTCACCGTGCGCATTCCCTGCCAGGCGGCCCAGGCGCCAAGCGCCGCCACGCCGCAGCCGGAGCCCGCTGCGGCACCGGCGCCCGCCCCCCTGCCCGCGCCCGCATCAGGACCAGGCGCGCGCATCCTGCTGATCGAGGATACGGCGCTGAACCGCCAGCTGGTGTGCCTGCAGCTGGCCGCCCGCGGCTACCACATCGACACGGCGGAGAACGGCGCACTGGGCCTGCAGGCTCTGGCCGGGCAGCAGTACGACCTGGTCCTGATGGACTGCATGATGCCCGTCATGGATGGCTACCAGGCTTGCCAGGCCCTGCGTGCCCGCGAAGCGGCCAGCGGTGCGCCGCGCCTGCCCGTCATCGCCCTGACGGCCGGCGTGACCGAGGACGACCGGCAACGCTGCGTGGCGGCCGGCATGGACGACTATCTGTCCAAGCCCTTTACGGCCGCCCAGCTGCGCGCAATGGTAGAGCGCTGGCTGACGCGCTAA